In Pseudomonas alcaliphila JAB1, a single window of DNA contains:
- a CDS encoding methyl-accepting chemotaxis protein, which translates to MIAFQGFCLAEDSRSDEYPQFWARLNKGEFMSDRFRRVTKQGQQVWLRATYNPLYDANGRVYGVVKFASDITAQVERRDSEAAAAQLAHDIAKETDVSADHGTRTVAQTVAVVADIASELAHVAEQIEGLNKQSEQITSIVQVIRSIADQTNLLALNAAIEAARAGEQGRGFAVVADEVRQLASRTSQATQEINGVVQQNQNLTRNAVASMATTRERARTGVDLANQAGEVIREIRSESQRVVEAVAQFSVTFTD; encoded by the coding sequence GTGATCGCTTTCCAAGGCTTCTGCCTGGCCGAGGACAGCCGCAGCGATGAATACCCTCAGTTCTGGGCTCGCTTGAACAAAGGCGAGTTCATGTCCGATCGTTTTCGCCGTGTGACCAAACAAGGTCAGCAGGTCTGGCTGCGTGCCACCTACAACCCCCTTTACGACGCCAACGGCCGTGTCTATGGCGTAGTGAAATTCGCCAGCGACATCACCGCCCAGGTCGAGCGCCGCGACTCGGAGGCTGCCGCTGCCCAGCTGGCTCATGACATTGCCAAGGAGACCGATGTTTCCGCCGATCACGGCACGCGCACAGTGGCCCAGACAGTCGCGGTGGTCGCCGATATTGCCAGCGAACTGGCTCATGTGGCCGAACAGATAGAAGGCCTTAACAAACAATCCGAGCAGATCACCAGCATCGTTCAGGTAATTCGCAGTATTGCCGACCAGACCAATCTGCTGGCACTCAACGCAGCCATCGAAGCGGCACGTGCCGGTGAACAGGGTCGCGGCTTCGCCGTAGTGGCCGATGAAGTGCGTCAACTGGCCTCGCGAACCAGCCAGGCCACCCAGGAGATCAATGGCGTCGTTCAGCAGAACCAGAATCTTACGCGCAACGCAGTGGCCAGCATGGCAACCACGCGAGAGCGTGCACGTACCGGCGTAGACCTGGCCAACCAGGCTGGTGAAGTGATCCGCGAGATACGCAGCGAGTCGCAGCGCGTGGTCGAGGCTGTAGCCCAGTTCTCGGTGACCTTCACCGACTGA
- a CDS encoding CinA family protein, with protein MDRISQLAEQLGAALQAQAAQVTTAESCTGGGIAEAITRIPGSSAWFEAGYVTYSNAQKTKQLAVCADFFASVGAVSREVVEAMVRGAQANSGARYAVAVSGVAGPSGGSVEKPVGTVWLAWGDGERLFSVRKQFAGNRDEVRRQTVEAALAGLLRLLAEENPLVG; from the coding sequence ATGGACAGAATCAGCCAACTGGCCGAGCAACTGGGTGCAGCATTGCAGGCGCAAGCTGCCCAGGTCACCACTGCAGAGTCTTGTACAGGCGGCGGTATCGCTGAGGCGATCACTCGTATCCCCGGCAGCTCGGCCTGGTTCGAGGCTGGCTATGTGACGTACTCCAACGCCCAGAAAACCAAGCAGTTGGCTGTATGTGCCGACTTTTTCGCCAGTGTGGGCGCCGTTAGCCGAGAGGTGGTCGAGGCGATGGTGCGTGGCGCTCAGGCCAATAGCGGGGCGCGCTATGCGGTGGCTGTCAGTGGGGTGGCGGGGCCGAGCGGTGGCTCCGTGGAGAAACCGGTCGGTACCGTCTGGTTGGCCTGGGGCGATGGCGAGCGTCTTTTCAGTGTGCGCAAGCAGTTCGCTGGTAACCGCGATGAGGTGCGCCGACAAACGGTCGAGGCCGCTCTGGCGGGGCTTCTGCGCCTGTTGGCGGAGGAAAATCCGCTTGTGGGGTAG
- the recA gene encoding recombinase RecA, whose amino-acid sequence MDENKKRALAAALGQIEKQFGKGAVMRMGDHERQAIPAISTGSLGLDIALGIGGLPKGRIVEIYGPESSGKTTLTLSVIAEAQKLGATCAFVDAEHALDPDYAGKLGVNVDDLLVSQPDTGEQALEITDMLVRSNAIDVIIVDSVAALVPKAEIEGEMGDMHVGLQARLMSQALRKITGNIKNANCLVIFINQIRMKIGVMFGSPETTTGGNALKFYASVRLDIRRTGAVKEGEEVVGSETRVKVVKNKVAPPFRQAEFQILYGKGIYRNGEIIDLGVQQGLVEKSGAWYSYKGNKIGQGKANAAKYLEDNQEVAREIEGLIREKLLVSSAPAKAPAADLADAEVDF is encoded by the coding sequence ATGGACGAGAACAAGAAGCGCGCTTTGGCGGCTGCCCTGGGTCAGATCGAGAAGCAGTTCGGCAAGGGTGCGGTCATGCGCATGGGCGACCATGAGCGTCAGGCCATTCCGGCCATCTCCACCGGTTCGCTGGGGCTGGATATCGCGCTGGGTATCGGCGGTTTGCCAAAAGGCCGTATCGTCGAGATCTACGGCCCGGAATCCTCCGGTAAGACCACGCTGACCCTGTCGGTGATCGCCGAAGCGCAGAAGCTTGGCGCCACCTGTGCCTTCGTCGATGCCGAGCACGCACTGGATCCGGATTATGCCGGCAAGCTCGGCGTCAACGTCGATGACCTGCTGGTATCGCAACCGGACACCGGTGAGCAGGCGCTGGAAATCACCGACATGCTGGTGCGCTCCAATGCCATTGACGTGATCATCGTCGACTCCGTGGCGGCTCTGGTGCCCAAGGCGGAAATCGAAGGCGAAATGGGTGACATGCACGTCGGTCTGCAGGCGCGCCTGATGAGCCAGGCGCTGCGCAAGATCACCGGTAACATCAAGAACGCCAACTGCCTGGTGATCTTCATCAACCAGATTCGCATGAAGATCGGCGTGATGTTCGGTAGCCCGGAAACCACCACCGGTGGTAACGCGCTGAAGTTCTATGCCTCGGTTCGCCTGGACATCCGTCGTACCGGCGCGGTGAAGGAAGGCGAAGAGGTCGTGGGTAGCGAAACCCGCGTGAAGGTTGTCAAGAACAAGGTCGCGCCACCGTTCCGTCAGGCCGAGTTCCAGATTCTGTATGGCAAGGGCATCTACCGTAATGGCGAGATCATCGATCTCGGCGTGCAACAGGGCCTGGTCGAGAAGTCGGGTGCCTGGTACAGCTACAAGGGCAACAAGATCGGTCAAGGCAAGGCCAATGCGGCCAAGTACCTGGAAGACAACCAGGAAGTGGCGCGCGAGATCGAAGGTCTGATTCGCGAGAAGTTGCTGGTCAGCAGCGCTCCGGCCAAGGCTCCGGCTGCCGATCTGGCTGATGCTGAAGTCGACTTCTAA
- a CDS encoding PAS domain-containing protein, with the protein MWLSRNKEHKDAQDQGAAELQAIRQSMAMIEFTPDGIILDANPAFLGVVNYRLEEIVGKHHRLFCSRNLSESLAYQQFWQRLRQGEHFSDRFPRLLPGRGQPQR; encoded by the coding sequence ATGTGGCTTTCACGGAACAAGGAACACAAGGACGCGCAGGATCAGGGAGCCGCAGAGCTACAGGCCATTCGCCAATCGATGGCGATGATCGAGTTCACCCCGGACGGCATCATCCTCGACGCCAACCCAGCCTTTCTCGGCGTGGTGAATTACCGCCTGGAAGAGATCGTCGGCAAGCACCATCGTCTGTTCTGCTCCCGCAACCTGAGCGAGAGCCTCGCCTATCAACAGTTCTGGCAGCGCTTGCGCCAAGGCGAGCACTTCAGTGATCGCTTTCCAAGGCTTCTGCCTGGCCGAGGACAGCCGCAGCGATGA